Proteins found in one Candidatus Nitrosopelagicus brevis genomic segment:
- a CDS encoding asparagine synthase C-terminal domain-containing protein — translation MDNNSQSINPLSLVNILTLRYDPSIIPNLPTKNFQHFESIHEQPNVDKIEKSICKNIEQKLQTFDKQKICIALSGGVDSTLVLSLLRKIKPDIEIEALSIKFANSVDETKNASKIADTFDANHTIINLENYLSELPKAISMIKLPFWDLHWYYVAKASQPISKFLVSGDGGDELFGGYTFRYKKFLSLTNETSSPLEKTKAYLECHERDRVSDQEDIFTKKSNFSWNLIHEQLIPYFDNSLSNLEQIFLADYNGKLLYNFNPVNSRIINSLEMNLLTPILNDDLILSAPHIPIEYKYDEITNIGKIPLRSILKKNGHDSLVSSEKLGFNVNTINLWKSHGHSLCKEFLSDSRVVKDGWINNEWIQKHIDSPELDVKYVNKFLGILAFEIWYRLFITKEMSSNTTLD, via the coding sequence GTGGATAATAATTCACAATCAATTAATCCTTTATCTCTTGTAAACATTCTAACTTTGCGATATGATCCGTCTATAATCCCTAACCTTCCTACAAAAAACTTTCAACATTTTGAATCTATACACGAACAACCTAATGTTGATAAAATTGAAAAATCAATTTGTAAAAATATTGAGCAAAAATTACAGACATTTGACAAACAAAAAATTTGTATTGCATTGAGTGGTGGAGTTGATTCCACATTAGTATTATCATTATTACGAAAAATTAAACCTGATATTGAAATAGAAGCTTTATCTATAAAATTTGCAAATAGTGTAGATGAAACTAAAAATGCATCTAAAATAGCTGATACATTTGATGCAAATCATACTATAATTAATCTTGAAAATTATCTATCTGAATTACCTAAAGCAATTAGCATGATAAAACTTCCTTTTTGGGATCTACATTGGTATTATGTTGCAAAAGCATCACAACCTATTTCAAAATTTCTTGTTTCAGGTGATGGTGGTGATGAACTTTTTGGTGGTTACACCTTTAGATACAAAAAATTTCTTTCATTAACAAATGAAACTTCAAGTCCATTAGAAAAAACAAAAGCATATTTAGAATGTCATGAGAGAGATCGTGTTTCTGATCAAGAAGATATTTTTACAAAAAAATCTAATTTTTCATGGAATTTAATTCATGAACAACTTATTCCTTATTTTGATAACAGTTTATCTAATTTAGAACAAATATTCTTAGCGGATTACAATGGAAAATTATTGTACAATTTTAATCCTGTAAATTCGAGAATAATTAATTCTCTTGAAATGAATTTACTTACTCCTATTCTTAATGATGATTTGATTTTGTCTGCTCCACATATTCCAATTGAATACAAATATGATGAGATTACAAATATTGGAAAAATACCATTACGTTCTATCTTAAAAAAGAATGGTCATGATTCTTTAGTTTCTTCAGAAAAATTAGGATTTAATGTTAACACAATTAATCTTTGGAAATCTCATGGTCATTCATTATGTAAAGAATTTCTTTCTGATTCAAGAGTAGTTAAAGATGGTTGGATAAACAATGAATGGATTCAAAAACACATTGATTCTCCGGAGTTAGATGTGAAATATGTTAACAAATTTTTAGGCATTTTAGCTTTTGAAATTTGGTATAGATTATTCATTACCAAAGAAATGAGTAGTAATACTACATTAGATTAA
- a CDS encoding nucleotide sugar dehydrogenase, protein MSNSRINMNNVEAVSNSLTSKSLKVCVIGIGRIGLPTALSFAKSGLETIGVDINESLVQNINSGKFPLKDEPGYDKIFDDVIKNKKFSATTNIEKAVPNSDLVLLSLPTPMDENNVPDYSALRTVGMKLSEVLSPNSLVIVESTIEPGFIEDEMVSLISKSDRLKINDNFFIGVCPENANPGEILHDFTNLPRLVGGINQNITQIIKSIYNFVFNVELVEMPNCKTANAVKLTTNVFRDINIAYISELALMFEKLGIDTNIVLEAAKKKYNFQVHYPGSGVGGPCLPINSYQLLNTARRTNSNLSIIESGRKINEKMPEHVINLTLDGFQECNQNIKEATILILGISYKPNVKDIQLTPAEIIIKKLQELGVTVCIYDPYFKDVDVFGIKSEKNLDDIIPNVDAAIIVTGHDEFKKLELSKFSQMKNKILIDTRGIIEPNSAKNENLIFRGLGRG, encoded by the coding sequence ATGTCAAATTCAAGAATTAATATGAATAATGTTGAGGCTGTATCCAATTCACTAACCTCAAAATCATTAAAAGTTTGTGTGATTGGAATAGGCAGAATTGGTCTTCCAACTGCTTTATCCTTTGCAAAATCTGGATTAGAAACAATTGGTGTAGATATCAATGAAAGTTTAGTACAAAATATCAATTCCGGAAAATTTCCATTAAAAGACGAACCGGGATATGATAAAATTTTTGATGACGTTATAAAAAATAAAAAATTTTCTGCAACTACTAATATTGAAAAAGCTGTACCAAACTCTGATCTAGTGCTTCTATCATTACCTACTCCAATGGATGAAAATAATGTACCAGATTATTCTGCATTACGAACTGTAGGTATGAAATTATCTGAAGTGTTATCCCCTAATTCTTTAGTAATTGTTGAAAGTACAATTGAACCTGGATTTATTGAAGATGAAATGGTGTCATTAATTTCAAAATCTGATAGATTGAAAATAAATGACAATTTCTTTATTGGTGTTTGTCCTGAAAATGCAAATCCAGGAGAAATATTACATGATTTTACAAATTTACCTAGATTAGTTGGAGGTATTAACCAAAATATTACACAAATAATCAAATCTATATACAATTTTGTATTTAATGTTGAATTAGTTGAAATGCCAAATTGTAAAACTGCAAATGCTGTAAAACTGACAACAAATGTTTTTCGTGATATTAACATTGCATATATTAGTGAACTTGCATTAATGTTTGAAAAATTAGGAATAGATACAAACATTGTCTTAGAAGCAGCAAAAAAGAAATATAATTTTCAAGTTCATTATCCTGGTTCTGGTGTAGGTGGACCTTGTCTTCCAATCAACTCATATCAACTTCTTAATACTGCAAGAAGAACAAATTCTAATCTAAGTATAATTGAATCAGGTAGAAAAATCAATGAAAAAATGCCTGAACATGTAATCAACTTAACTTTAGATGGATTCCAAGAATGTAACCAAAATATCAAAGAAGCTACAATTTTGATTCTTGGAATATCGTATAAACCAAATGTCAAAGATATTCAATTAACTCCTGCAGAAATTATTATTAAAAAACTACAAGAGTTAGGAGTAACTGTGTGCATTTATGATCCATATTTTAAAGATGTTGATGTTTTTGGAATTAAATCTGAAAAAAATCTTGATGATATAATCCCCAATGTTGATGCTGCAATTATTGTAACAGGCCATGATGAATTTAAAAAATTAGAACTCTCAAAATTTAGTCAAATGAAAAATAAGATATTAATTGATACAAGAGGAATAATTGAACCAAATTCAGCAAAAAATGAAAATTTAATTTTTAGAGGACTTGGACGTGGATAA